In Niallia sp. FSL W8-0635, one genomic interval encodes:
- a CDS encoding heparin lyase I family protein, with product MQLKKKIITLLFVCIFFVYLFIAYANKSKTEEVTLLDFEDAIKNKYSVISNGNDYQIQGIRENVSLELNQNNNDKYIKFNLSPGENRSELRIFNIPNNQSKHVAFRVFIPTDNKTQDNWNIFAQWWQGKSVSPAISFELIPTDNNFSFRILSRNGNSENYKTTFHYSKEIEKGKWIDFVIEMRIDDKNTKNGLLKVWKNGSTIVSYTGKLGYSDQNDYTNFRVGLYRSSSNNSIISLYFDKIKLWDTIDNTSS from the coding sequence ATGCAGCTAAAAAAGAAAATTATTACTTTATTATTTGTTTGTATATTTTTTGTTTATTTATTTATTGCTTATGCAAATAAATCTAAAACTGAGGAAGTTACTTTATTAGATTTTGAAGATGCGATTAAAAATAAATACTCTGTTATTTCAAATGGTAATGACTATCAAATACAAGGAATAAGAGAGAATGTATCTTTGGAGCTAAATCAAAATAATAATGATAAGTATATAAAATTCAATCTTTCTCCTGGTGAAAATAGAAGTGAACTTAGAATCTTTAACATCCCAAACAATCAAAGTAAACATGTTGCATTCAGAGTGTTTATTCCTACTGATAACAAAACACAAGATAATTGGAATATATTTGCACAATGGTGGCAAGGTAAATCTGTTTCTCCTGCAATATCTTTCGAATTGATTCCAACTGATAATAACTTTAGTTTTCGAATATTAAGTAGAAATGGAAATTCAGAAAACTATAAAACTACCTTTCATTATTCTAAAGAAATAGAGAAAGGTAAGTGGATTGATTTTGTTATTGAAATGCGTATCGATGATAAAAATACAAAAAATGGACTGCTAAAGGTCTGGAAAAATGGTAGCACTATTGTGAGTTATACTGGAAAATTAGGTTATTCAGATCAAAATGATTACACTAATTTTAGGGTTGGTCTATATAGATCATCTTCGAATAACTCAATTATAAGTCTTTATTTTGATAAAATAAAATTATGGGATACAATTGATAATACATCTTCATAA
- a CDS encoding lipopolysaccharide biosynthesis protein yields the protein MIRQFFLYSIGPFLGSFISIISIPVITRLVSPQDYGLLNLFISIFSFLYIFIAFPDYAFAKEYHKFKEQKRENYLLWNTAAISLILSLIVGIFLIVFSEELSKILFKDNQINELFYILAIMLLLAVFDRFSQISLRMQGKGLSYSIVNIENKLLILLLTLILVYLYPDHAITAILAYALAQILTSITSFYLNKSSWSLKNVGFNLGLQKKMFKFSFPIMPSSLIMWGLSSLSIVFLNGYSNFYEIGIYSGAQRIANILTVIQTAFMSFWMPMALKLDHEKVDTKEYTKVNELVLSIMTGIFLIVLFFKDGIILFLGSEYKEAILLVPFTLFFPVMYTLSEAIGVGFALKGKVHFNLIASGLSIVSFLAIGFMLIPKFGALGAAITAALSYTLLFWIKTLIATKVWYKFSLVKYIINSLLLICVSVFNSIITNWTIYLINILMIIIYIKINRSHLSLIYQYLIKIKNSRFKKRNI from the coding sequence ATGATTAGACAGTTTTTCTTATATTCTATTGGTCCTTTTTTAGGTTCTTTTATCTCTATTATTAGTATTCCGGTAATTACAAGATTAGTATCGCCACAAGATTATGGGCTTTTAAATTTATTTATATCAATTTTTAGTTTTCTTTATATTTTTATTGCCTTCCCAGATTATGCGTTTGCTAAGGAGTATCATAAGTTTAAAGAACAAAAAAGAGAGAATTATTTACTTTGGAATACTGCTGCGATATCGTTGATACTTTCTCTTATTGTGGGAATCTTTTTAATTGTTTTCTCAGAAGAATTATCAAAAATTTTATTTAAAGATAATCAGATAAATGAATTGTTTTATATATTAGCAATAATGTTGTTGCTAGCAGTCTTTGATAGATTTTCACAAATATCATTAAGAATGCAAGGTAAGGGGTTGTCCTATTCTATAGTTAATATCGAAAACAAGTTATTAATCTTGTTATTGACATTAATTTTAGTATATCTTTACCCAGATCATGCAATAACCGCAATTTTAGCATATGCTCTTGCTCAAATACTAACTAGCATAACTAGTTTTTATTTGAATAAATCTTCATGGAGTTTAAAAAATGTTGGTTTTAATTTAGGGTTACAAAAGAAGATGTTTAAATTTTCATTCCCTATTATGCCATCCTCTTTAATAATGTGGGGGCTTAGTTCTCTTTCCATTGTTTTTTTAAATGGATATAGTAATTTTTATGAGATTGGAATCTATTCAGGAGCACAAAGAATAGCAAATATATTAACAGTTATACAAACTGCTTTTATGAGTTTTTGGATGCCGATGGCTTTAAAGTTAGATCATGAAAAAGTGGATACAAAAGAATATACAAAAGTTAATGAACTGGTTCTATCAATTATGACAGGTATTTTTCTAATAGTTTTATTTTTTAAGGATGGCATAATTCTATTTTTAGGTAGCGAGTACAAAGAGGCTATATTATTAGTACCATTTACATTATTTTTTCCTGTTATGTACACTTTATCGGAAGCAATAGGAGTTGGCTTTGCTTTAAAAGGTAAAGTGCATTTTAATTTAATAGCATCTGGTTTATCCATAGTGTCCTTTTTAGCGATAGGATTTATGTTAATACCCAAATTTGGTGCTTTAGGAGCAGCTATTACAGCTGCACTATCATATACGTTATTATTTTGGATAAAAACGCTGATAGCTACTAAGGTTTGGTATAAATTTAGTCTTGTTAAATATATAATTAATTCTCTCTTGTTAATCTGTGTGTCAGTATTTAACTCAATTATTACTAACTGGACTATATATTTGATAAATATTTTAATGATTATTATTTATATAAAAATTAATAGATCTCATCTTTCTTTAATTTATCAATATCTTATTAAGATTAAAAATAGTAGGTTTAAGAAAAGAAATATTTGA
- a CDS encoding glycosyltransferase, whose protein sequence is MNKLVSIILPTYNTGRFINDMFMSIIKQTYRPIQLVIVDDFSTDNTYENLKILIEQSKVKDITFKIMKNNSNIGLTQTVNKAFNECNGDFVFLSDHDDIWAENKIKEQVGYLEKKEDTVICFHDRKIINDQNTIICSSEYKYINFKKELATEKEVLTKKIRYSANTLCFKNIKEANLIFPIPSDIIEHDYYLALCFSLFGNIQYINKPLIEYRVHSNNISGNYALETTNGYRNYKKIIKKNKNRSNKIIKNDIVILEKHIKEKLNRDIQIKVVHDKKGIKNLIKQKIPLFHYMYIQIILKKKFSAL, encoded by the coding sequence ATGAATAAACTTGTTTCAATTATTCTACCGACATATAATACAGGCAGATTTATTAATGATATGTTTATGTCAATAATTAAACAAACATATAGACCTATCCAATTAGTAATAGTAGATGATTTTTCTACAGATAATACTTATGAGAACTTAAAAATCTTAATAGAGCAATCTAAAGTTAAAGATATTACTTTTAAAATAATGAAAAATAATAGTAATATTGGTCTTACTCAAACTGTAAATAAAGCATTTAATGAGTGTAATGGTGATTTTGTCTTTTTATCAGATCACGATGATATTTGGGCTGAAAATAAGATTAAAGAACAAGTGGGTTATTTAGAAAAAAAAGAGGACACTGTAATTTGTTTTCATGATAGAAAGATTATAAATGATCAAAATACAATAATCTGTTCTTCCGAATATAAGTATATAAATTTTAAAAAAGAGTTAGCTACAGAAAAAGAAGTGCTAACAAAAAAAATAAGATATTCAGCAAATACGTTATGCTTCAAAAACATTAAAGAAGCTAATCTAATATTTCCAATTCCCTCTGATATAATTGAACATGATTACTATTTAGCTTTATGCTTTAGTTTATTTGGAAATATTCAATATATAAATAAGCCATTAATCGAATATAGAGTTCATTCTAATAATATATCAGGAAATTATGCTCTTGAAACAACAAATGGGTACAGAAATTACAAGAAAATAATCAAAAAAAATAAAAATAGAAGTAATAAAATAATCAAAAATGACATTGTAATTTTAGAAAAACATATCAAAGAAAAACTAAATAGAGATATTCAAATTAAGGTAGTACATGATAAAAAAGGAATAAAAAATCTTATAAAACAAAAAATACCTTTATTTCATTATATGTATATTCAAATTATATTGAAAAAGAAGTTTTCGGCTCTATAA
- a CDS encoding GDP-mannose 4,6-dehydratase produces the protein MILVTGGAGFIGSSLVDYLLKKDYKVVCIDNFNDYYDPLIKRNNLRNAIKNNNFQLIEGDIRDEELLNNLGQRYKIEMIIHLAAMAGVRPSIEMPLLYQDVNIKGTMNLLEFARQNQINKFIFASSSSVYGNNKKVPFNEKDIVDFAISPYAATKKAGEVLLHTYHHLYDINCIALRFFTVYGPRQRPDLAIHKFTKLILEDKEIPFYGNGTTQRDYTYIDDIIEGIVNSMDYLENKKNVFEIINLGESETISLKKMVQTIADSLQIDAKLKKLPMQLGDVEKTYADINKAKNLINYNPSTNFEKGINQFINWYKSENGYI, from the coding sequence ATGATATTAGTAACTGGTGGGGCTGGTTTTATAGGCTCAAGTTTAGTTGATTATTTATTGAAAAAGGATTATAAAGTAGTTTGTATTGATAATTTTAATGATTATTATGACCCATTAATAAAAAGAAATAATTTAAGAAATGCAATTAAAAACAATAATTTTCAGTTAATAGAAGGTGATATAAGAGATGAAGAATTACTTAATAACCTTGGTCAACGATATAAGATTGAGATGATAATTCATCTTGCTGCAATGGCTGGTGTCAGACCATCAATTGAAATGCCTTTGTTATATCAAGATGTAAATATTAAAGGGACTATGAATCTACTGGAATTTGCCCGTCAAAATCAGATCAATAAATTTATTTTTGCATCTTCATCTTCAGTATACGGTAACAATAAAAAAGTCCCATTTAATGAGAAAGATATAGTTGATTTTGCAATTTCCCCTTATGCAGCTACTAAAAAAGCAGGTGAAGTTTTACTTCATACTTATCACCATTTATATGATATAAATTGTATTGCATTAAGATTTTTTACTGTTTATGGTCCACGCCAACGACCAGACTTAGCGATACATAAATTTACAAAACTGATTCTAGAAGATAAAGAAATCCCATTCTATGGAAATGGTACAACGCAAAGAGATTATACTTATATTGATGATATAATAGAAGGTATAGTTAATTCTATGGATTATTTAGAAAATAAAAAAAATGTTTTTGAAATAATTAACCTTGGTGAATCTGAAACTATTTCACTGAAAAAAATGGTTCAAACAATTGCAGATTCCTTGCAAATTGATGCCAAATTAAAAAAATTACCTATGCAATTAGGAGACGTTGAAAAGACATATGCAGATATAAATAAAGCGAAAAATCTTATTAATTATAATCCATCCACTAATTTTGAAAAAGGAATTAATCAATTTATAAACTGGTATAAATCGGAAAACGGTTATATTTAA
- a CDS encoding glycosyltransferase, whose product MNDYISVIMSCYNEKIKWISESIDSILNQTHKELELIIVLDNPENTEIYKLLKEKEDRDKRIRIFKNDKNIGLANSLNFAISKCKYKYIARMDADDIALPKRLEVQMKYLIENNADIVGANCILIDEFDNIIGQSNYPISSKQINSLLNYTNCLAHPTWLLRSDLYKVANGYYSYNSAQDYDFLLRIKNKGFKIMNTPEVLLNYRKRASSIGSEKSLDQFQTAEYIRKMNRSKVYDVHCVKNFNNTKEDNFKFNKIIKFPLGIKLTSLRMFYEVTMIFKHKLGLRYFMYLYKSRICRWRIGGYK is encoded by the coding sequence TTGAATGATTATATATCGGTAATAATGTCTTGTTATAACGAGAAAATTAAGTGGATCTCAGAAAGTATAGATTCTATACTAAACCAAACTCATAAAGAGTTAGAATTAATTATTGTATTAGATAATCCGGAAAACACTGAGATATATAAATTACTAAAGGAAAAAGAAGATAGAGATAAGAGAATAAGAATATTTAAAAATGATAAAAATATAGGATTGGCGAATAGTCTTAATTTTGCAATTAGTAAGTGTAAGTATAAATATATTGCAAGAATGGATGCTGATGACATCGCATTACCTAAAAGATTAGAAGTACAAATGAAATATTTAATTGAAAATAATGCTGATATAGTTGGAGCAAATTGCATTTTAATAGATGAGTTTGATAACATAATTGGACAGTCTAACTATCCTATTAGTAGTAAACAAATTAATTCTTTATTAAATTATACAAACTGTCTAGCACATCCAACTTGGTTGTTAAGGTCAGATTTATATAAAGTTGCTAATGGATATTATTCTTATAATAGTGCTCAAGATTATGACTTTTTATTAAGGATAAAGAATAAAGGCTTTAAAATAATGAATACTCCTGAAGTTCTATTAAACTATAGAAAAAGAGCATCTAGTATAGGAAGTGAGAAATCATTAGACCAATTTCAAACTGCTGAATATATTAGAAAGATGAATAGGTCTAAAGTATATGATGTTCATTGTGTGAAAAATTTTAATAATACTAAAGAGGATAATTTTAAATTTAACAAAATTATTAAGTTTCCTTTAGGGATAAAGTTAACGAGTTTGAGAATGTTTTATGAAGTAACAATGATTTTTAAGCATAAATTGGGTTTAAGATATTTTATGTACTTATATAAATCTAGAATTTGTAGATGGAGAATTGGGGGATATAAATGA